A region of Neovison vison isolate M4711 chromosome 7, ASM_NN_V1, whole genome shotgun sequence DNA encodes the following proteins:
- the LOC122914211 gene encoding olfactory receptor 52H1-like has translation MVASFNLSSFNLGPFILLGIPGLEEFHVWIGILFFIIYLGGLAGNSVLLYLISMEHSLHEPMFFFLSMLAATDIILSNTCVPKTFSIFWLGPQKITFPACLTQMFFLHYSFAMDSAILLAMAFDRYVAICFPLRYTTILTRQSITKIVMAIVGRSFLIIFPCVFLLKRLPFCRTLIIPHTYCEHIGVAQLACADISINIWYGFAVPILTVTSDLILIGISYTLILRDIFNLSSQDARQKALNTCGSHVCVILMFYTPALFSVLTHRFGHNIPHSFHILAANLYVAIPPALNPIIYGVKTKQIREKIILLLFPKGNQ, from the coding sequence ATGGTGGCCTCATTCAACTTGAGCAGCTTCAATCTGGGCCCCTTCATCCTGCTGGGAATCCCAGGGCTGGAGGAATTCCATGTCTGGATTGGGattctcttctttattatttACCTTGGGGGTCTTGCAGGCAACAGTGTCCTTCTCTACCTTATTTCCATGGAGCATAGCCTTCATGAGCCcatgttctttttcctctccatgCTGGCTGCTACAGATATCATCCTGTCTAATACATGTGTACCCAAAACATTCAGCATCTTCTGGCTAGGTCCTCAGAAAATCACCTTTCCTGCCTGTCTTACTCAGATGTTCTTTCTCCACTACAGCTTTGCCATGGATTCTGCCATTCTGCTGGCTATGGCATTTGATCGCTATGTTGCTATTTGCTTCCCCCTAAGATACACCACTATTCTCACCCGTCAGAGTATTACTAAGATTGTAATGGCTATTGTTGGCAGAAGCTTTTTGATCATCTTCCCATGTGTGTTCCTATTAAAGCGACTCCCTTTTTGCCGAACTCTCATCATACCACACACATACTGTGAGCACATAGGTGTTGCCCAACTGGCCTGTGCAGACATCTCCATCAACATCTGGTATGGCTTTGCTGTACCTATACTGACTGTTACATCAGACCTGATCCTTATTGGCATCTCCTACACTCTCATCCTTCGTGACATCTTTAACCTTTCATCCCAAGATGCCCGTCAGAAAGCTCTCAACACGTGTGGTTCCCATGTTTGTGTCATTCTTATGTTCTATACACCAGCCCTGTTCTCTGTTCTCACCCATCGTTTTGGTCACAATATTCCGCACTCCTTCCATATACTGGCTGCCAACCTCTATGTAGCCATCCCTCCTGCACTCAATCCAATCATCTATGGGGTGAAGACCAAGCAGATTCGGGAAAAAATCATCCTACTCCTTTTCCCTAAAGGGAACCAGTGA
- the LOC122914212 gene encoding olfactory receptor 52D1-like — translation MLSALVTNDTAFHPSTFILLGIPGMQDQHMWAAIPFCSMYILALIGNGTIIYIIMTDRTLHEPMYLFLCLLSITDLILCSTTLPKMLTIFWLRSHIISYHGCLTQMFFVHTVFATESAVLLAMAFDRYVAICRPLHYTSILNAAVIGKIGLACVVRALLFVFPFVILIERLPFCGHHIIPHTYCEHMGIAKLACASIKPNTIYGLTVALSVTGMDVVLIATSYGLILRTVLRLPSKDAQFRAFSTCGAHICVILIFYVPAFFSFFTHRFGHQVPPHVHIVLANLYLLVPPVLNPLVYGINTKQIRLRIFGFFMGRR, via the coding sequence ATGCTTTCTGCATTGGTCACCAATGACACTGCCTTCCATCCTTCCACATTTATTCTACTTGGAATCCCTGGGATGCAAGACCAGCACATGTGGGCTGCCATCCCCTTCTGCTCCATGTATATCCTTGCTCTCATTGGCAATGGCACCATCATCTATATCATCATGACAGATAGAACTCTGCATGAGCCAATGTACCTCTTCCTGTGCCTACTTTCTATCACTGACCTGATTCTCTGTTCCACCACGTTGCCCAAAATGCTAACAATCTTTTGGCTTAGGTCCCACATAATTTCCTACCATGGCTGTCTCACACAGATGTTTTTTGTTCACACTGTCTTTGCCACAGAGTCAGCTGTTCTACTGGCCATGGCTTTTGACCGCTATGTGGCTATCTGCCGACCGCTTCATTACACTTCCATCCTCAATGCCGCAGTGATTGGAAAGATTGGTCTGGCATGTGTGGTCCGTGCCCTcctctttgtttttccctttgtcaTCCTCATCGAACGCTTGCCCTTCTGTGGACATCACATCATCCCCCACACCTATTGTGAGCACATGGGCATTGCCAAGCTGGCTTGTGCCAGCATCAAGCCCAACACCATTTATGGTCTCACAGTGGCACTTTCAGTCACTGGCATGGATGTGGTCCTCATTGCCACCTCTTATGGCCTGATCCTGCGGACTGTGCTGCGCCTGCCCTCCAAGGATGCCCAGTTCCGAGCATTTAGCACTTGTGGAGCCCACATCTGTGTGATTCTTATTTTCTATGtacctgcttttttttccttttttacccaCCGCTTTGGCCACCAAGTACCTCCTCACGTCCACATTGTACTTGCAAATCTCTATCTCCTTGTGCCTCCTGTTCTCAACCCCCTGGTCTATGGCATTAATACCAAACAGATCCGCCTGAGAATATTTGGCTTTTTTATGGGAAGGAGGTAG
- the LOC122913545 gene encoding olfactory receptor 52E4-like: protein MTICNASLGHPPFFILQGIPGMEDKHRWISIPFSSMYFVTILGNCTIIFIICTERSLHKPMFLLLCMLALTDLGMSTTTIPKVLCIFWFGQSEISYMGCLVQMFFIHSISALQSAILTTMAFDRYVAICEPLRYATILSNSRIGLIGLVSLMRAILFILPMPVLLQKMPFHANHVIPTTYCEHMAVVKMVCVDTTVNRIYGLVVALVVVVLDISAIGSSYVLIIRAVLRLSSKEAHHKAVNTCTTHICVMLISYTPSLFSFLTHRFGRGIPPHVHTILGNLYFLVPPMLNPIIYSVKTKEFRDKLTKYGCWKKESISITHTQKPV, encoded by the coding sequence ATGACCATTTGCAATGCCTCCCTGGGTCATCCTCCTTTCTTCATTCTCCAAGGCATCCCTGGGATGGAGGACAAACACAGATGGATCTCTATCCCCTTCTCTTCCATGTACTTTGTCACCATCCTTGGGAATTGCACCATCATCTTCATTATCTGCACAGAGCGCTCCCTGCACAAGCCCATGTTTCTGCTTCTCTGCATGCTGGCACTTACTGACCTGGGCATGTCCACCACGACCATTCCCAAGGTGTTGTGCATCTTCTGGTTTGGCCAGAGTGAGATCAGCTATATGGGCTGCCTGGTCCAAATGTTCTTCATCCACTCTATATCTGCCTTGCAGTCTGCTATCTTGACGACCATGGCCtttgaccgctatgtggccatttgTGAGCCCCTGCGCTATGCCACCATCCTTTCCAATAGTCGCATTGGGCTCATTGGCCTAGTAAGTTTAATGAGAGCCATCCTTTTCATTCTGCCCATGCCTGTCCTCCTCCAGAAGATGCCTTTTCATGCAAATCATGTCATCCCAACCACCTATTGTGAGCACATGGCTGTGGTGAAGATGGTGTGTGTGGACACCACAGTCAACCGTATATATGGTCTGGTGGTGGCCTTGGTGGTGGTTGTACTAGACATTTCAGCTATTGGCTCCTCTTATGTGCTTATCATCCGGGCTGTCCTGCGACTATCTTCTAAAGAAGCCCACCACAAAGCAGTCAACACCTGCACCACACACATCTGTGTCATGTTGATCTCTTATACAccctcacttttctcttttctcactcaCCGCTTTGGCAGGGGAATTCCACCCCATGTACACACCATTCTTGGAAACCTCTACTTCCTTGTACCTCCAATGCTCAATCCTATTATTTACTCAGTGAAAACCAAGGAGTTTCGTGACAAACTGACCAAATATGGCTGCTGGAAGAAGGAATCCATAAGTATTACCCATACCCAGAAGCCTGTTTGA